The sequence below is a genomic window from Curtobacterium sp. MCPF17_002.
ATCTCCCGCGAGATCGACCCGAGCGGCGCCCTGGCGATCGACATCGTGCCGCTCACCGGCACCGAGGCACTCGTGATGCGGTGGGTCGACCGGAACCCCGGGTCGACGCCCAGCGCTGCGGCCGGGGCGACCGCGCTCAAGCGGAGCAACCTCAGCGTCGCGCTCGGGTCCCTCGTCGCCAAGGGGATGGTCGAGCGCCGACCGGACCCGGACGACGCCAGGACGGTCCGTCTCTTCTCGACCGCCCTCGCCGAGCAGAGCATCGAACGACTGCACGCGCACTGGGCCGGCATGCTCCGGCAGGCACTCGGCGACGACGATCGCGACGTGGTAGCGACGTTCGCGACGCTGACCCGCATCGACGAGCGTCTGCACGACGCGACCAGGTGACGGCCTGGAGGCGCGTGGCGGCCCCGCCACGCGCCTCCAGGCCGTCAGCCCGCCGCGTCCGGCGCCTCGTCCTCGATCGGCAGCAACCGTCGGGCCCCGTGCCCCTCGGCACCCAGCTGGTCTCCCGGGTTCATCACCAGGCACGCGTTCAGCGAGACGCACCCGCAGCCGATGCACTGACCCATCTCGCGCTGCAGGCGCTCCAGCTCGAGCTGCCGGGCGCGCAGCCGTGCACGCCACCGCTCGTTGAGCCGTTCCCAGTCGCGCAGCGACGGCATCCGATCGGACGGCAGGGCCTCGAACTGCTCGGCGACCTCGCTGAGCGGGATGCCGAGCCGTTTCGCGACCTGGATGATCGCGATGCGCCGTTCGACGTGCCGCGGGTACAGGCGCGTGCCGCCGGCCGTGCGCTCCGGGTGGATGAGTCCCTTGCGCTCGTAGAAGTGCAGCGCGGACGCTGCGACGCCGGTGCGGTCGACCACCTCGCCGATGGTGAGCAGGTCGGTCGGTTTCGGCTGCGGGATCTCGACCATCGTCGAGATCCTACGACCGTGCGTGTCCTGCAGTCAGGCACCCGCGCGCGTCCTGCCGTCAGGCGACCGCGCGGCGGACGAGGGCGGCGACGGTGACCTCGTCCTCCGCCGAGAACTCCGGCGTGATCGCCCACGACGTCGGCCAGAACGACCCGTCGTCGAGCTGGGCCGGGTCCTGGAAGCCGAGCGTCGAGTAGCGGGCCTTGAACTTCGCGGCGTCCTGGAAGAAGAACACCACCTTGCCGTCCTTCGCGTAGGCGGGCATGCCGTACCAGAGGCGGGGTGCCAGTTCCGGGGCGGCCTCGAGGGCGATCCGGTGGACGCGTTCGGCGAGTCCGCGGTCCGGCTCGGCCATCTCGGCGATCTTGGCGACGACCGCCGCTGCCTCCGCCGCGGCCTTCTCGGCCTTCGTCCCCGTCGTGCTGCGGGCCCGCTTCACCTCGGCGGCGTGCTCCTGCATCGCCGCACGCTCCTCGTCGGTGAAGGCGGCCTCGGTCTTCTTCGTCGTGGTCATCGCGTCGTTCCTTCCGGCTGGGTGCGGCCTGTCGGCCGGGTGGTCCCATCGTGCCGTCGCGGTCGACGCCAGCGCTTCTCCGATCCTGATCGCTTGTCCGGTCCTGATCGCTTGTCCGGCCCCGACCGCCCGGCCGACACGGCGGCTAGCGCTGCTGCAGCACCCGCCCGCGCAGCCGCTCCCGACTGAGCCCCGGCAACGCCACCCCGGTGTCGCCCTCGAGCACGTGGGTCCCGGGCGGCACCACCGCGTCGATGGCGTCGAGCAACTCGTCGTCGAGCGCCACCTCGGACGCCTGCACGTAGGCGTCGACGTGCGAGAGGGTCCGCGGACCGACCACGACCGAGGACACGTCCGGGTGCGTCAACGCGAAGCCCACCGCGAGTTCGAGCAACGTCAGCCCGGACTCGTCCGCCAGCCGTCCCAGCCGGTCGGCGACGTCGAGCTTGCGACGGTTCGCAGGGGCGCCGATGTCGTACGTGTGCGGCGCCTCGAGCACCCGCGGCGAGCGCGGTTGCACGGTCCCGTTCCGGTACGCGCCGGCGAGCCACCCACCGGCCAGGGGTGCGGCCGCGAGCACGCCGAGGCCGAAGCGGCGGGCGACCGGGAAGGTCGTGCGCTCCGCCGTCCGCGTGGTGATCGAGTACGGCGCGTGCGTCGCGGTCGCGCTCTTGCCGCCGGACCGCAGCCACTGGGCCTCGACGAGTTCCTCGGCCGGGAACCCGGGGAGCCCGAACGCCCGGATCTTGCCCTGCGTGACCAGGTCCGCCAGCGCGTCCAGGGTCTCGTCGAGCGACGTCGTCGGGTCGGGGTGGGCGGGCTGGTACAGGTCGATGACGTCCGTGCCGAGCCGTTCCAGGCTCCGCTCGACCGCCCGGAACATCCACCGGCGGCCGTTTCCGTGCCGTCCCGGGTCCCGATCGACGGGGTCGCCGAACCGGACCGACAGGAAGACGTCCTCACGCCGCTCGCCGAGTGCCGCCCCGACGACGCTCTCCGCGAGGCCCGCACCGTCCGCGTCGGACACGTCCACGGCCGTCACGCCGCGACCGAGCGCCTCGTGCACGAGCCGGACCGCGTCGTCGACGTCCCGCTCCGCGACGGTGGTGACCGCTCGGGTGCCGAGGGTCAGCGCGCTGACGGGGGCACCCGTCCTCCCCATGCGGCGCTGTTCCATGCGCGCCACGATAGGAGGACCGCGACGCCCACGGGCCCGGGTGACGAACCGTTACCCCTGTTAGCCTGGTCGGGCACCACCAACACGCAGTGTGTATCTACCGGCCGCCGGCTCCCCGGCGGACAACGGCGGCACCCGATGGGTCCGCCCCCTCCAGTCCGGCGGGCCGAGAAGGCACACCTCATGCTCCACAGCACCTCCGCGCCCACTCCGCCGGCCGCCGCTACGACCGCACCGGCTGTGCAGGCCGCCGACCGTTCGCTCGTCGCCCTCGCTGGACGCTGGTACTTCCCGATCGCGTTCGTCGCCCGGCTGCCCTTCGCGATGATGGTCGTCGGCGTCCTCACGCTCGTCGTCTCCGCGCGGGACTCGGTCGCCCTCGGCGGCGTCAACTCGGCCTCCGTCGGCATCGGCGCGGCGGTCTTCGGCCCGATGATCGGCGCCGCGGCGGACCGCTTCGGCCAGCGCACCGTGCTCGTGCCCGTCGGCCTGGTGAACGCCGCGCTGCTCGGCGTCTTCCCGTTCGTCGTGAACGGCTCCGCGCCGGACCTCGCCGTCCTCGCGATGGCGTTCTGCATCGGTGCGTCCGCGCCCCAGGTCGCGCCGATGTCCCGGACGCGGCTCGTCGCCATCATCCGGCAGCGCATGGCACCGGGCCGTCGTGACGCGGTCACCAGCGGCACCATGGCGTACGAGTCCGCTGCCGACGAGACCGTCTTCATCATCGGGCCGTTCCTGGTCGGCATCCTCGCGAGTGCGATCGCGCCGTGGGTCGCCGTCGCCGGGGCGTCCGCGCTGACCTTCGTGTTCGTCACCGCGTTCGCCCTGCACCCGACCGGCAGGCTCGCACTCGGGCACCACGAGGAACTCGTGCAGGCACCCGCCCGGGAACTCCTCCGCCCGCGGCTCGTCGTCGTCGTGCTCGGGATCCTCGGCGTGGGCCTGTTCTTCGGGTCGACGCTGACCTCGCTGACCGCGTTCATGGAGATCCACGGCGAGTCCTCGCAGGCCGGGCTGCTCTACGGCCTGATGGGCATCGGGTCGGCCGGTCTGGCGCTCGGTTCGGCGGCGTTCCCCCGCGGGTTCGCCCTCGGCTGGCGCTGGCTGGTGTTCGGCGTCGTCCTGCTCGGCGGGGCGATCGCGTTCTCGCAGGCCGGTTCGGTGCTCGCCGTCGGCGTGGTGCTCGCCGTGATGGGCATCGGGATCGGCCCGACCCTGGTCGCGCAGTACAGCCTCGGGTCGGACCGTTCCCCGGTCGGGCGCTCGGCGACGACGATGACGATCCTCGGGTCCGCGGTGATCGTCGGGCAGTCGATCGCGTCGGCCGTCACCGGTGACCTCGCCGAACAGCACGGCGCAGCCGTGGCGATGCTGCTGCCCGCCGCCTCCGCGGCGGTCGTGGTGCTCGCCGCGGTGGCGAACCTGCTGCTGCCGCGCCGCGCCCTGGTCTGACCACCTGACGGGCGGGAGGCACGGTGCGGGCCCGCCCCGCGCCTCCAGGCCGCGCGCCGCGCCCGGGGGATACGTTCGGGGCATGGACGAAGCGAGTCGCGTACTCATCCCCGCCGGCACCGCGTTCACGGCCGACGACGTCACGTTCTGGGCGGGCAAGGGGGACCGGCCGCTCGAGCAGGCCATCGCCGAGGCCGACCTGCT
It includes:
- a CDS encoding MarR family winged helix-turn-helix transcriptional regulator, producing MDRAVTDDLLAELADVVLRISREIDPSGALAIDIVPLTGTEALVMRWVDRNPGSTPSAAAGATALKRSNLSVALGSLVAKGMVERRPDPDDARTVRLFSTALAEQSIERLHAHWAGMLRQALGDDDRDVVATFATLTRIDERLHDATR
- the soxR gene encoding redox-sensitive transcriptional activator SoxR, translated to MVEIPQPKPTDLLTIGEVVDRTGVAASALHFYERKGLIHPERTAGGTRLYPRHVERRIAIIQVAKRLGIPLSEVAEQFEALPSDRMPSLRDWERLNERWRARLRARQLELERLQREMGQCIGCGCVSLNACLVMNPGDQLGAEGHGARRLLPIEDEAPDAAG
- a CDS encoding DUF1801 domain-containing protein, translating into MTTTKKTEAAFTDEERAAMQEHAAEVKRARSTTGTKAEKAAAEAAAVVAKIAEMAEPDRGLAERVHRIALEAAPELAPRLWYGMPAYAKDGKVVFFFQDAAKFKARYSTLGFQDPAQLDDGSFWPTSWAITPEFSAEDEVTVAALVRRAVA
- a CDS encoding aldo/keto reductase — protein: MEQRRMGRTGAPVSALTLGTRAVTTVAERDVDDAVRLVHEALGRGVTAVDVSDADGAGLAESVVGAALGERREDVFLSVRFGDPVDRDPGRHGNGRRWMFRAVERSLERLGTDVIDLYQPAHPDPTTSLDETLDALADLVTQGKIRAFGLPGFPAEELVEAQWLRSGGKSATATHAPYSITTRTAERTTFPVARRFGLGVLAAAPLAGGWLAGAYRNGTVQPRSPRVLEAPHTYDIGAPANRRKLDVADRLGRLADESGLTLLELAVGFALTHPDVSSVVVGPRTLSHVDAYVQASEVALDDELLDAIDAVVPPGTHVLEGDTGVALPGLSRERLRGRVLQQR
- a CDS encoding MFS transporter, which codes for MLHSTSAPTPPAAATTAPAVQAADRSLVALAGRWYFPIAFVARLPFAMMVVGVLTLVVSARDSVALGGVNSASVGIGAAVFGPMIGAAADRFGQRTVLVPVGLVNAALLGVFPFVVNGSAPDLAVLAMAFCIGASAPQVAPMSRTRLVAIIRQRMAPGRRDAVTSGTMAYESAADETVFIIGPFLVGILASAIAPWVAVAGASALTFVFVTAFALHPTGRLALGHHEELVQAPARELLRPRLVVVVLGILGVGLFFGSTLTSLTAFMEIHGESSQAGLLYGLMGIGSAGLALGSAAFPRGFALGWRWLVFGVVLLGGAIAFSQAGSVLAVGVVLAVMGIGIGPTLVAQYSLGSDRSPVGRSATTMTILGSAVIVGQSIASAVTGDLAEQHGAAVAMLLPAASAAVVVLAAVANLLLPRRALV